One genomic segment of Theobroma cacao cultivar B97-61/B2 chromosome 6, Criollo_cocoa_genome_V2, whole genome shotgun sequence includes these proteins:
- the LOC18596706 gene encoding uncharacterized protein LOC18596706, with amino-acid sequence MSPSQTQNMSSTSSSSIWLLSYRKLKFFTRIRRFLQSKAARKRYGSSSDHSNKLTIKNSTDKGEQRMEKESEPEGDSVVLQKSVKGLHFGSWEEKEMAAKAIEKLAKEDVKARKLMAELGVTHMLVSMMATEVVGRRRAAMKALIELANGNFRNKALMLEAGILSKLPKDIDGVDEQTRQEFAELLLSLSSISNTHFSLATPEILQFVIGILESASSLDTKEYCLGVLYNLSAVLENAGPLVSNGVMPSLLKLSSLKELSEKALAALGHLVVTLMGKKAMEDSSVVPESLIDILTWEDKPKCQELSAYILMILAHQSSKQRDKMSKAGIVHVLLEVSLLGSPLAQKRAIKLLQWFKDERQAKMGPHSGPQTGRFAIGSPLHPRESQEGKKMMKNLVKQSLHKNMEMITRRANAAADASKLKSLVLSTSSKSLPY; translated from the exons ATGTCTccctctcaaactcaaaacATGTCTtctacttcttcttcttctatttGGTTACTTTCTTACAGAAAGCTTAAGTTCTTTACTAGAATTCGGAGGTTCTTGCAATCCAAAGCAGCAAGGAAACGATACGGGTCATCATCTGATCATTCAAACAAGTTGACAATAAAAAACAGTACTGATAAAGGGGAACAGCGTATGGAGAAAGAAAGCGAGCCGGAAGGTGATTCCGTGGTGTTGCAAAAATCTGTGAAGGGGCTTCACTTTGGGAGCTgggaagagaaagagatggCTGCTAAGGCGATTGAGAAACTCGCTAAAGAAGACGTTAAGGCAAGGAAGTTGATGGCGGAGCTCGGAGTTACACATATGCTTGTGTCCATGATGGCTACAGAGGTGGTTGGCCGCCGTCGAGCCGCCATGAAGGCCTTAATCGAGCTTGCCAATGGAAATTTTAG AAACAAGGCTCTCATGCTAGAGGCTGGAATATTATCAAAGTTACCCAAGGACATTGATGGTGTGGACGAACAAACGAGGCAGGAATTTGCAGAACTGTTATTATCATTATCTTCTATATCAAATACCCATTTCTCTCTAGCCACGCCTGAGATCCTGCAATTTGTCATTGGCATTCTTGAGTCAGCCTCCAGCCTTGATACTAAAGAGTACTGTTTAGGTGTTTTATACAACCTGTCTGCTGTGTTAGAAAATGCTGGACCTTTGGTATCTAATGGAGTAATGCCCTCTCTCTTGAAGCTATCGTCGCTCAAAGAACTTTCAGAGAAAGCCCTTGCAGCACTAGGTCACTTGGTGGTGACCTTGATGGGAAAAAAGGCTATGGAAGATAGTTCCGTGGTACCAGAGAGCTTGATTGATATTCTAACATGGGAGGATAAACCCAAATGCCAAGAATTATCAGCCTATATTCTAATGATTTTAGCTCATCAAAGCTCCAAACAAAGGGATAAAATGTCCAAGGCAGGGATCGTTCATGTACTTCTCGAAGTGTCCTTATTGGGGAGCCCTTTAGCTCAAAAGAGAGCAATTAAATTGTTACAATGGTTTAAAGACGAAAGGCAAGCAAAGATGGGGCCGCATTCTGGACCACAAACAGGAAGGTTTGCAATCGGTTCACCTCTGCACCCGAGGGAGTCTcaggaaggaaagaaaatgatgaagaatCTGGTGAAGCAAAGTCTTCATAAGAATATGGAAATGATCACCCGAAGAGCCAATGCTGCTGCTGATGCTTCCAAGCTAAAGTCCTTGGTCCTTAGCACAAGCTCTAAAAGCTTGCCctactaa
- the LOC18596707 gene encoding uncharacterized protein LOC18596707 isoform X1: protein MDSKSKGIAWVGNIYQKFEAMCMEVDDMVCEETFRCVENHLQTVGANVKQFCTEFMQDVLHSPGAKSVEERNLSLVQNSGVTVCENLNITIDEDKSQKELIHSSSVQSVDDVHFGLSSEQSTKDESALAHSGSIPSDSVILAQACKNELQDTDSTLDDASLETMEEASHQSATEVELEAALPSFDEAKLEESCIIVDSGDLQSLSNETGKRRSYKKKFRESLSSKLRLRKQDREQHAGSSTEKGMNVGRSSQTDKAKSQDMEFCESDWELV, encoded by the exons ATGGATAGCAAATCCAAAGGCATAGCCTGGGTTGGCAACATCTATCAGAAGTTTGAAGCTATGTGCATGGAGGTGGATGACATGGTGTGCGAG GAAACATTTAGATGTGTTGAAAACCACTTGCAGACAGTTGGTGCTAATGTTAAACAGTTCTGCACAGAATTCATGCAAGATGTGCTCCATTCACCTGGTGCCAAATCTGTGGAAGAGCGTAACTTGTCTCTAGTGCAAAATTCTGGTGTCACAgtttgtgaaaatttaaacataacTATTGATGAAGATAAATCTCAGAAGGAACTGATCCATTCATCTTCTGTTCAATCTGTTGATGATGTACATTTTGGTTTATCTTCGGAGCAAAGTACAAAGGATGAGAGTGCCTTGGCTCATTCAGGCTCCATACCATCTGATTCTGTAATTTTAGCTCAAGCCTGCAAGAATGAACTTCAGGACACTGATTCTACTCTAGATGACGCCTCATTAGAAACAATGG AAGAGGCTAGCCACCAATCTGCTACAGAAGTGGAACTAGAAGCTGCTCTACCATCTTTTGATGAGGCAAAGCTTGAAGAAAGCTGCATTATAGTAGACAGTGGTGATCTTCAGTCTCTGTCTAATGAAACAGGAAAACGCAGGTCATACAAG AAAAAATTTCGGGAGTCTTTGTCTTCTAAGTTAAGGTTAAGAAAGCAGGATCGTGAACAGCATGCTGGATCGAGTACGGAGAAAGGAATGAATGTTGGACGATCCAGTCAAACGGACAAAGCTAAATCACAAGACATGGAATTTTGTGAATCGGATTGGGAGCTTGTTTAG
- the LOC18596707 gene encoding uncharacterized protein LOC18596707 isoform X2, producing MDSKSKGIAWVGNIYQKFEAMCMEVDDMVCEETFRCVENHLQTVGANVKQFCTEFMQDVLHSPGAKSVEERNLSLVQNSGVTVCENLNITIDEDKSQKELIHSSSVQSVDDVHFGLSSEQSTKDESALAHSGSIPSDSVILAQACKNELQDTDSTLDDASLETMEASHQSATEVELEAALPSFDEAKLEESCIIVDSGDLQSLSNETGKRRSYKKKFRESLSSKLRLRKQDREQHAGSSTEKGMNVGRSSQTDKAKSQDMEFCESDWELV from the exons ATGGATAGCAAATCCAAAGGCATAGCCTGGGTTGGCAACATCTATCAGAAGTTTGAAGCTATGTGCATGGAGGTGGATGACATGGTGTGCGAG GAAACATTTAGATGTGTTGAAAACCACTTGCAGACAGTTGGTGCTAATGTTAAACAGTTCTGCACAGAATTCATGCAAGATGTGCTCCATTCACCTGGTGCCAAATCTGTGGAAGAGCGTAACTTGTCTCTAGTGCAAAATTCTGGTGTCACAgtttgtgaaaatttaaacataacTATTGATGAAGATAAATCTCAGAAGGAACTGATCCATTCATCTTCTGTTCAATCTGTTGATGATGTACATTTTGGTTTATCTTCGGAGCAAAGTACAAAGGATGAGAGTGCCTTGGCTCATTCAGGCTCCATACCATCTGATTCTGTAATTTTAGCTCAAGCCTGCAAGAATGAACTTCAGGACACTGATTCTACTCTAGATGACGCCTCATTAGAAACAATGG AGGCTAGCCACCAATCTGCTACAGAAGTGGAACTAGAAGCTGCTCTACCATCTTTTGATGAGGCAAAGCTTGAAGAAAGCTGCATTATAGTAGACAGTGGTGATCTTCAGTCTCTGTCTAATGAAACAGGAAAACGCAGGTCATACAAG AAAAAATTTCGGGAGTCTTTGTCTTCTAAGTTAAGGTTAAGAAAGCAGGATCGTGAACAGCATGCTGGATCGAGTACGGAGAAAGGAATGAATGTTGGACGATCCAGTCAAACGGACAAAGCTAAATCACAAGACATGGAATTTTGTGAATCGGATTGGGAGCTTGTTTAG